A region of Emys orbicularis isolate rEmyOrb1 chromosome 20, rEmyOrb1.hap1, whole genome shotgun sequence DNA encodes the following proteins:
- the PPP2R1A gene encoding serine/threonine-protein phosphatase 2A 65 kDa regulatory subunit A alpha isoform, which translates to MAAADGDDSLYPIAVLIDELRNEDVQLRLNSIKKLSTIALALGVERTRSELLPFLTDTIYDEDEVLLALAEQLGTFTALVGGPEYVHCLLPPLESLATVEETVVRDKAVESLRAISHEHSPSDLEGHFVPLVKRLAGGDWFTSRTSACGLFSVCYPRVSSSVKAELRQYFRNLCSDDTPMVRRAAASKLGEFAKVLELEHVKGEIIPMFSNLASDEQDSVRLLAVEACVNIAQLLPQEDLESLVMPTLRQAAEDKSWRVRYMVADKFTELQKAVGPEITKTDLVPAFQNLMKDCEAEVRAAASHKVKEFCENLSADCRENVIMTQILPCIKELVSDANQHVKSALASVIMGLSPILGKDNTIEHLLPLFLAQLKDECPEVRLNIISNLDCVNEVIGIRQLSQSLLPAIVELAEDAKWRVRLAIIEYMPLLAGQLGVEFFDEKLNSLCMAWLVDHVYAIREAATSNLKKLVEKFGKDWAHATIIPKVLAMSNDPNYLHRMTTLFCINVLSEVCGQEITTKHMLPTVLRMAGDAVANVRFNVAKSLQKIGPILDNSTLQNEVKPVLEKLTQDQDVDVKYFAQEALTVLALA; encoded by the exons ATGGCGGCCGCCGATGGAGATGACTCGCTGTACCCTATTGCGGTGCTGATCGACGAGCTGCGCAACGAGGACGTCCAG CTGCGTCTCAACAGCATCAAGAAACTCTCCACCATCGCTTTGGCCCTCGGCGTGGAGAGGACCCGCAGCGAGCTCCTGCCTTTCCTCACAG ACACGATTTACGATGAGGACGaggtgctgctggctctggctgaACAGCTGGGGACCTTCACCGCTCTGGTTGGGGGACCCGAATATGTGCACTGCTTATTG ccccccctgGAGAGCCTGGCGACGGTGGAGGAGACGGTGGTCCGAGACAAGGCGGTGGAGTCGCTGCGCGCCATCTCCCACGAGCACTCGCCCTCGGACCTGGAGGGACACTTCGTGCCCCTGGTGAAGCGCCTGGCGGGGGGCGACTGGTTCACCTCCCGCACCTCGGCCTGTGGCCTCTTCAGCGTCTGCTACCCTCGCGTGTCCAGCTCGGTCAAGGCAGAGCTCCGGCA GTACTTCCGGAACCTGTGCTCTGACGACACCCCCATGGTGAGGCGGGCGGCAGCCTCCAAGCTGGGCGAGTTCGCAAAGGTCCTGGAGCTGGAGCATGTGAAGGGCGAGATTATCCCCATGTTCTCCAACCTGGCCTCCGACGAGCAG GACTCGGTGCGCTTGCTGGCCGTGGAGGCTTGCGTCAATATCgctcagctcctgccccaggaggacCTGGAGTCCTTAGTGATGCCCACGCTACGGCAAGCGGCCGAGGACAAATCATGGCGGGTCCGGTACATGGTGGCTGATAAGTTCACAGAG ctccagAAAGCCGTAGGGCCTGAAATCACCAAGACCGACCTGGTGCCGGCTTTCCAGAACCTGATGAAGGACTGCGAGGCCGAGGTGCGGGCTGCTGCCTCCCACAAGGTCAAAG AGTTCTGCGAGAACCTGTCGGCCGACTGCCGTGAGAACGTCATCATGACCCAGATACTGCCCTGCATCAAG GAGCTGGTGTCAGACGCCAATCAGCACGTCAAGTCGGCGCTGGCCTCCGTCATCATGGGGCTGTCACCCATCCTGGGCAAGGACAACACCATCGAGCACCTGCTGCCGCTCTTCCTGGCCCAGCTCAAGGAcgag tgccctgagGTTCGGCTCAACATCATCTCGAACCTGGACTGCGTCAACGAGGTGATCGGCATCCGGCAGCTGTCGCAGTCGCTGCTGCCGGCCATCGTGGAGTTGGCCGAGGATGCCAAGTGGCGCGTCAGGCTGGCCATCATCGAGTACATgcccctgctggctgggcagctg GGAGTGGAGTTCTTTGACGAGAAGCTGAATTCCCTGTGCATGGCTTGGCTGGTGGATCATG tcTACGCCATCCGGGAGGCAGCCACCAGCAACCTGAAGAAACTGGTGGAGAAATTCGGCAAAGACTGGGCCCACGCCACCATCATCCCTAAAGTGCTGGCCATGTCTAACGACCCCAACTACCTGCACCGCATGACCACGCTCTTCTGCATCAAT gtgcTTTCGGAGGTGTGCGGGCAGGAGATCACCACCAAACACATGCTGCCCACTGTGCTGCGCATGGCGGGCGATGCCGTGGCCAACGTCCGCTTCAACGTGGCCAAGTCCCTGCAGAAAATAGGACCAATCCTGGACAACAG CACCCTGCAGAACGAGGTGAAGCCCGTGCTGGAGAAGCTCACGCAGGACCAGGACGTTGACGTCAAATACTTCGCACAGGAGGCCCTGACCG tGCTGGCGCTGGCCTGA
- the LOC135892812 gene encoding chemerin-like receptor 1: MLPINATSGEATLRQAMKVTTAVAFGFIFLAGAAGNGAVLWVTGWKLRWTPNTVWFFNLAVADVASTSLILVTVLYLALDLDWPFGSVACKLANCLFGLSLCSGVLLLSAISVDRCVVVVAPVWCRNHRTPRLSWVACAAIWALSLATFVPSSFLFSELSFERNRSSCSNLDVFQDWRRQEAEILTVFIFLSQFLLPLVVISVSYSILVVAMRRKRLAKSSKPLLVVTRVIFCFFLCWSPYHALALARISTAQMPSAVRLVAIPLSKCLAMFNSCINPLLYVFAGREFQDAVRRPLVQAFKAAFEEAPPTHV, from the coding sequence ATGCTGCCCATCAACGCCACATCTGGGGAGGCCACACTGCGCCAGGCCATGAAGGTCACCACGGCTGTCGCCTTCGGCTTCATCTTCTTGGCGGGGGCGGCCGGGAACGGGGCAGTGCTGTGGGTCACAGGCTGGAAGCTGCGCTGGACCCCCAACACCGTGTGGTTCTTCAACCTGGCTGTGGCCGACGTGGCCTCCACCTCTCTGATCCTGGTCACCGTCCTGTACCTGGCCCTGGATCTGGACTGGCCCTTTGGCTCCGTGGCCTGCAAGTTGGCCAACTGCCTCTTCGGCTTGAGCCTCTGCAGTGGGGTCCTGCTGCTCAGCGCCATCAGCGTGGACCGGTGTGTGGTAGTGGTGGCCCCGGTCTGGTGCCGCAATCACCGCACGCCGCGGCTCAGCTGGGTGGCCTGCGCCGCTATCTGGGCCCTGTCGCTGGCCACCTTTgtgcccagctccttcctcttctcCGAGCTCTCCTTCGAGAGGAACCGGAGCTCCTGCAGCAACCTGGATGTCTTCCAAGATTGGAGGCGCCAAGAGGCCGAGATCTTGACCGTGTTCATCTTCCTCTCTCAGTTCCTCCTGCCCTTGGTGGTCATCTCCGTGTCCTACTCCATCCTGGTGGTGGCCATGAGGCGAAAGAGGCTGGCCAAGTCCAGCAAGCCCCTCTTGGTGGTCACAAGAGTCATCTTCTGCTTCTTCCTCTGCTGGTCACCCTACCATGCCTTGGCCTTGGCCAGGATCTCCACGGCCCAAATGCCCAGCGCCGTGCGCCTGGTGGCCATCCCTCTCTCCAAGTGCCTGGCCATGTTCAACAGCTGCATCAACCCCCTGCTCTACGTCTTTGCTGGGAGGGAGTTCCAGGACGCCGTGCGGAGGCCGCTGGTGCAGGCCTTCAAGGCAGCCTTCGAGGAGGCGCCACCAACCCACGTGTGA